One window of the Colius striatus isolate bColStr4 chromosome 19, bColStr4.1.hap1, whole genome shotgun sequence genome contains the following:
- the LOC133627308 gene encoding UPF0598 protein C8orf82 homolog, with protein sequence MGEPFIYYEADSEHLPEPPHPRGCGTLPARGPGAFLDDTKVKNFITCFKDVTFLTFFFTRLERNRSGRYEREFPFVSRCGAERNLLRCEHRPIVFTRLLPPDASSSASSCSRRAVLSFCGGGERLAVPFRPEALVMLPENGRLYHPAPGRAGGAGPVRSALALEWGSRLEYEQGPEQPPTHFWWEGKRYRLTGELVQLLRGGEGAGEAESGGAAGRG encoded by the exons atgggggag ccttttatttattatgaagCCGACTCCGAGCATCTCCCcgagcccccccacccccgcggCTGTGGGACCCTCCCCGCGCGTGGGCCGGGGGC tttcctggatgacaccaaagtgaagAACTTCATCACTTGCTTCAAAG ACGTGACCTTCCTCACGTTCTTCTTCACGCGGCTGGAGCGGAACCGCAGCGGCCGCTACGAGCGCGAATTCCCGTTCGTGTCCCGCTGCGGCGCGGAGCGCAACCTCCTGCGCTGCGAGCACAGACCCATCGTCTTCACCCGCCTCCTGCCCCCGGacgcctcctcctcagcctcctcctgctcccgccGCGCCGTGCTGTCGTtctgcggcggcggggagcggctggCCGTGCCGTTCCGGCCCGAGGCGCTGGTGATGCTGCCGGAGAACGGGCGCTTGTACCacccggcgccgggccgggcggggggcgcggggccggtgcgCTCGGCGCTGGCTCTGGAGTGGGGGTCCCGCTTGGAGTACGAGCAGGGGCCGGAGCAGCCCCCGACTCACTtttggtgggaggggaagaggtatcGGCTCACGGGGGAGCTGGTGCagctgctgcggggaggggaaggggcgggggaggCGGAGAGCGGCGGagccgcggggcgggggtga